Proteins from one Triticum aestivum cultivar Chinese Spring chromosome 7A, IWGSC CS RefSeq v2.1, whole genome shotgun sequence genomic window:
- the LOC123154167 gene encoding RNA-binding protein 42, which produces MSSDPRNPNPPPPPPPGSSSSALPAGGSYFPLPFHLQQQQPVATYQYQQLQQAQQLFQRDAQTITPEALESVKAALATSDVLDPSAARASASSSDAAAKKKTIPRRAAGQSWEDPTLTEWPENDYRLFCGDLGNEVNDDVLSKAFSRFPSFNMAKVVRDKRTGKTKGYGFVSFSNPTDLAAAIKEMNGKYVGNRPIKLRKSNWKERTDVEALQRQKNHIQKKPKTQKKGILHK; this is translated from the exons ATGTCGTCGGATCCTCGGAACCctaatcctcctcctcctccacctcccggTTCTTCGTCATCCGCGCTTCCGGCGGGGGGCAGCTATTTCCCGCTCCCTTTccacctgcagcagcagcagccggtGGCGACCTACCAGTACCAGCAGCTGCAGCAAGCTCAGCAGCTCTTCCAGCGGGACGCGCAGACCATCACCCCCGAGGCGCTCGAGAGCGTCAAGGCCGCCCTCGCCACCAGCGACGTCCTCGACCCCTCTgctgccagggcctccgcctcctcctccgacgctGCCGCCAAGAAGAAGACAATACCTCGTCGTGCAGCCGGACAGTCCTGGGAGGATCCTACCCTCACCGAGTGGCCCGAAA ATGACTACAGGTTGTTTTGTGGAGATCTAGGTAACGAAGTTAATGACGATGTTCTCTCAAAAGCCTTTTCGCGGTTCCCCTCCTTCAATATGGCAAAG GTTGTTAGAGATAAGAGGACTGGCAAAACAAAAGGTTATGGATTCGTCAGTTTTTCAAACCCTACAGACCTTGCTGCAGCAATAAAAGAAATGAATG GAAAGTATGTTGGGAATCGCCCTATTAAATTGCGTAAGAGCAATTGGAAGGAGAGGACAGATGTTGAGGCTCTACAAAGACAAAAG AATCATATTCAGAAGAAACCTAAAACACAAAAGAAGGGTATTCTTCACAAGTAA